The following coding sequences are from one Solea solea chromosome 11, fSolSol10.1, whole genome shotgun sequence window:
- the LOC131468421 gene encoding proteasomal ubiquitin receptor ADRM1-like yields the protein MASGALFPSMVSGSRGSSSKYLVEFRAGKMTMKGSTVTPDKRKGQVYIQQTDDSLIHFCWKDRTTGNVDDDLIIFPDDCEFKRVNQCTTGRVYVLKFKAGSKRLFFWMQEPKSDKDEEFCRKVNEYLNNPPMPGALGSGSSGGHDLSALGGEGGLQSLLGNMSHNQLMQLIGPTGLGGIGGLGTLAGPGLANLLGSSSSSSSSSSIPAASNSSTSPSTAVTPTSTSAASRLGSSQVPTTPITPSATSAASPTATTPSTPAVTSLTAGTPNPTQPIQLRDLQSILATMNVPASSQGVDLASVLTPEIMAPILANPEVQQRLMPYLPSGESLLQSSEELHNTLSSPQFQQAMSMFSSALASGQLGPLMNQFGLPAEAVDAANKGDVEAFAKAMETETKSDQDGDSKDKKDDDEDMSLD from the exons ATGGCCTCTGGAGCTTTGTTCCCCAGCATGGTGTCTGGGTCTCGCGGCTCGTCCAGCAAGTATCTGGTGGAGTTTCGGGCGGGTAAGATGACCATGAAGGGCAGCACGGTCACCCCCGACAAACGTAAAGGTCAGGTCTACATCCAGCAGACGGACGACTCCCTCATCCACTTCTGCTGGAAGGATCGGACGACTGGGAACGTGGATGAT GACCTGATCATCTTCCCTGATGACTGCGAGTTCAAGCGTGTGAACCAGTGCACCACTGGACGAGTTTATGTGCTGAAGTTCAAAGCTGGTTCCAAAAGACTCTTCTTCTGGATGCAG GAGCCAAAGAGTGACAAAGATGAGGAGTTCTGCCGCAAAGTGAACGAGTATCTGAACAACCCGCCGATGCCTGGTGCTCTCGGTAGCGGCAGCAGTGGAGGACACGATCTGTCTGCTCTGGGAG GGGAGGGTGGTCTGCAAAGCCTTCTGGGTAACATGAGCCACAACCAGCTCATGCAGCTCATTGGACCAACTGGACTGGGCGGCATTG GTGGCCTCGGCACGCTGGCCGGTCCAGGCCTGGCCAACCTcctgggcagcagcagcagcagcagcagtagcagcagcattcCTGCAGCCAGCAACTCTTCAACAAG CCCGTCCACAGCCGTCACCCCCACCTCGACCTCTGCTGCCAGCCGCCTCGGCTCCTCCCAGGTGCCCACCACACCCATCACTCCCTCTGCCACCTCGGCAGCCTCACCCACAGCCACCACCCCCTCCACTCCTGCCGTGACGTCTCTGACAGCGGGGACACCAAACCCCACACAGCCCATCCAGCTGAGAGACCTGCAGAGCATCCTGGCCACCATGAACGTGCCGGCCAGCAGCCAAGGAG TGGACCTCGCCAGCGTCCTGACGCCTGAGATCATGGCTCCAATCCTGGCCAACCCCGAGGTGCAGCAGAGACTGATGCCCTACCTCCCCTCTGGAGAGTCGCTGCTTCAGAGCTCAGAGGAGCTGCACAACACACTCAGCTCACCTCAGTTCCAGCAG GCCATGAGCATGTTCAGCAGCGCTCTGGCGTCTGGGCAGTTAGGACCTTTAATGAACCAGTTTGGTTTGCCTGCAGAGGCCGTGGATGCTGCCAACAAAGGAG atgtGGAGGCTTTTGCCAAAGCCATGGAGACGGAGACCAAGTCGGACCAGGACGGAGACTCCAAAGACAAGAAAGACGACGATGAAGACATGAGTTTGGACTGA